The Gordonia terrae genome contains the following window.
CGGTCTGGCCGATCTGCCTCTCACGCTCGTCGGCACAGACGTCTTCGACAACGGCGTCGTACACCTCTCGTACAGCTCCACCGACTGAGCGGTCGCGATCCTCGGCGGAGATGGCGCCGGAGTTCGTCGAAGGCGCAGCGGCCCTTCGTGGCTCGTCGCTTGCGCTCCTCGCACCTCAGGGAGCAGAGGGGGTCGCTCCTTTCGGACTAGGGAGCAGGGGGGCGTTGCGACGGCTCCGATGCCCCGTCAGCGAGGTCCATGGCGCTGAGGAGCAGGCGGGCGACGCGGGCGTAGGCCTGGTGCTCGGCCTCGCACAGTGCGATCTCCTCGGCGCCGAGCTCGGCATTGCGGGCTGTCGTCAGATTGTCCATCCACTCGCGCATCTCGGCGGCACAGATGTCGAAGAACTCGTGCACACGCTCCCGATCCCGGTGGCACGCCGCGAGAACCGTCGTCGGGGACAGCTTGTTGTCGAGCTTCTGGTTGACCCGCAGGAGACTGAGCAGGGCGCCGGGCAACCGATCGCCGCGGCGGCGATGATCCAGTTTCGGCTGGCTGCCGAGCCGCCTGATCATGTCGCCGCGGGCCGACCTGGCGAAGTCGTCCCAGCGCCGGAGGGCGGCATCGAGGTTCGCGGGACTGAACACCGCGACGTCGATCCGGCGCTGCGCGTACACGAGTCCGTTGCGTACGACCACCGCGACTTCGGGCCATCGCGGGGAGAACTCCGCGACCACCATCCCGAGCAGCGAGGGTGCGGGCACCGACGAGCTGAGGATGGTCACGATCTCCAGCGAGCGGGCATCTCGGGTCGGTCGTAACAGCGAGGTGCCCGTCGACCGCAGGAAGATGGCCTTGCGCGGACTGACCACGGCGGGACGGCCCGCCGCGGTCATCGCGGCGCGGACCAGTTCGACGAGATGGTCTTTCGACTGCGGGATCACCCCGCCCTCCGCGGGGGCGTCGACGAATCGGGGCGGCGCGGTGAAGCGGAGTGTGTCGGCGTCGGTGATGCGGACGGTGTCGTCGGGATCCTCGCCGACCACGCGGCTCGACTCCGATGACCGGGCCTGGTCCCGCTCGGCGTCGAGATCGTCTGCGGGCAGAGGTGAGTGGTGGCGGGCGAAGGACGGGTCGCCGATGCTGACGAATGACGGATGGATGACACCCCACACCTCGCGCAGGGCCCGCACGGCGGCGTCGGCGAGGTCGGCGAACCGGAGGGGGTCGACCTCGAAACAGAAGGCGCTCCGACCTTCGAGCCGACACCAGCCGCGGTCGACGATGTAGGTGGCCTGTCGCATCCACCGGTCCTTGTCGGTCCAGGTGAGGTCACCCGCGGAGATGGTGCAGCGGAGGCGTTCGGTCGACCCGAGGGTTCC
Protein-coding sequences here:
- a CDS encoding TY-Chap domain-containing protein translates to MSPDFDAVLEAAWRDFADTLAVRVPRLLPGQSLAIVEAAAGGWRRRMTFAVTGTLGSTERLRCTISAGDLTWTDKDRWMRQATYIVDRGWCRLEGRSAFCFEVDPLRFADLADAAVRALREVWGVIHPSFVSIGDPSFARHHSPLPADDLDAERDQARSSESSRVVGEDPDDTVRITDADTLRFTAPPRFVDAPAEGGVIPQSKDHLVELVRAAMTAAGRPAVVSPRKAIFLRSTGTSLLRPTRDARSLEIVTILSSSVPAPSLLGMVVAEFSPRWPEVAVVVRNGLVYAQRRIDVAVFSPANLDAALRRWDDFARSARGDMIRRLGSQPKLDHRRRGDRLPGALLSLLRVNQKLDNKLSPTTVLAACHRDRERVHEFFDICAAEMREWMDNLTTARNAELGAEEIALCEAEHQAYARVARLLLSAMDLADGASEPSQRPPAP